One Entelurus aequoreus isolate RoL-2023_Sb linkage group LG09, RoL_Eaeq_v1.1, whole genome shotgun sequence genomic window carries:
- the fhip2a gene encoding protein FAM160B1, producing MFSKFTSILQHAVEALAPSLPLQEDFVYHWKAITHYYIETSDDKAPVTDTNIPSHLEQMLDILSQEEEERESGETGPCMEYLLHHKILETLFTLGKADCPPGMKQQVLTYYTKLLAHIRQPLLPHINVHRPVQKLICLCGDVLAAPTENEEIQFLCIVCAKLKQYPYLVNFFLENNSRRNETKNPGSADEVKENALAPDTGQANAACSEGTQAASSSSSPTNNNNNYNLVSSLLNLTKSPDGRIVVKACEGLMLLVSLPELAAARCLTENTELCKLLTDRLVTLYQALPPSIDPLDIETVESINWGLDVYSVKEDAAVFAGKRPLISFLSWLDYCDQLIKEAQKSAASVMAKAVRERFLVSVMEPQLMQTSEVGILTSTAMLNRIIKQVTSEALLQEMVYFLLGEDAEAETPAALAQNPLRHRLIEHCDHLSDEISIMTLRLFEQLIQKPDQHILHNLVLRNLEERNYLENKPPEEREPIENGQPHDAVDLEEDPLFGDDLSPDSRLSGSDWLSPSPSQSPDHCKSEGKTEVHKIVNSFLCLVPDEAKSSYQVEGSGYDTYLRDAHRQFRDYCGVCHRWDWRGTPKPFEKCDLELPFFEGHFLKVLFDRMGRILDQPYDVNLQVTAVLSKLSLLPHPHLHEYLLDPYINLAPGCRSLFSVIVRVVGDLMLRIQRIPDFTPKLLLVRKRLLGLEPEGINVDHMTLLEGVIVLEEFCKELAAIAFVKYHATASSSP from the exons ATGTTCTCCAAATTCACGTCCATTCTCCAGCACGCCGTGGAAGCG CTTGCTCCATCGCTGCCGCTGCAGGAAGACTTTGTCTATCACTGGAAGGCCATTACGCATTATTACATTGAGACTTCAG ATGACAAAGCCCCAGTTACAGACACCAACATTCCATCCCACCTGGAACAGATGCTGGACATTCTGAGTCAGGAGGAAGAGGAGCGGGAGTCTGGAGAGACTGGACCCTGCATGGAGTATCTGCTACATCATAAGATCCTGGAGACACTTTTCACTTTGGGCAAGGCAGAT TGCCCTCCAGGAATGAAGCAGCAAGTCCTGACCTACTACACAAAGCTGCTTGCACACATCCGCCAGCCTCTCCTGCCACATATCAATGTTCACAGGCCAGTTCAG AAACTGATCTGTCTGTGTGGGGACGTGCTTGCTGCTCCTACAGAAAATGAAGAGATTCAGTTTCTCTGTATAGTTTGTGCTAAACTGAAGCAGTATCCGTATCTTGTCAACTTCTTCCTTGAG aaCAACTCAAGGAGAAATGAGACCAAGAATCCTGGCAGTGCGGATGAGGTGAAGGAGAATGCGTTGGCTCCAGACACGGGTCAAGCGAATGCTGCGTGCAGTGAGGGCACGCAAGCTGCTTCCTCCAGCTCTAGTCCaacaaataacaacaacaactatAATCTGGTCTCCTCTCTGCTCAACCTCACAAAGAGCCCT GATGGCAGGATTGTGGTGAAGGCTTGTGAAGGCCTCATGCTGCTGGTCAGTTTGCCAGAACTTGCCGCTGCCAGGTGTTTAACTGAGAACACGGAGCTCTGTAAGCTTCTAACCGACAGGCTGGTCACTCTCTACCAAGCCCTTCCACCATCTATCGACCCTTTGGACATTGAGACAGTGGAGTCTATTAACTGGGG tCTGGATGTATATAGCGTGAAGGAGGATGCTGCAGTGTTTGCAGGGAAGAGGCCTCTCATCTCCTTCCTCTCTTGGCTGGATTACTGCGACCAGCTTATAAAAGAAGCTCAGAAG tcagcGGCCTCTGTGATGGCCAAGGCAGTGCGCGAAAGATTCCTTGTGTCCGTGATGGAGCCGCAGCTTATGCAAAC GTCTGAAGTGGGCATCCTCACCTCGACAGCCATGCTGAATAGGATCATCAAGCAGGTGACGTCAGAGGCGCTGCTGCAGGAGATGGTGTACTTCCTGTTGGGCGAGGACGCAGAGGCGGAGACTCCAGCTGCTCTTGCTCAGAATCCTCTCAGACACAGACTCATCGAACACTGTGATCACTTGTCAGACGAG ATCAGCATCATGACGCTGCGGCTCTTTGAGCAGCTCATCCAGAAGCCCGACCAGCACATCCTACACAATTTAGTGCTGCGCAACCTGGAGGAGAGAAACTACCTGGAGAACAAACCTCCAGAGGAGCGAGAACCCATTGAAAACGGCCAACCTCATGATGCTGT AGACCTGGAAGAAGATCCATTGTTTGGTGATGACCTCTCTCCAGATAGCAGACTCTCTGGTTCAGATTGGCTCAGCCCCTCACCGTCCCAAAGCCCGGACCACTGCAAGTCTGAAGGCAAAACCGAAGTCCACAAGATTGTCAACAG TTTCCTGTGTTTGGTGCCTGACGAGGCCAAGTCGTCGTACCAAGTGGAAGGCAGTGGTTATGACACCTAcctcagagatgctcacagacag TTCCGAGATTATTGTGGCGTGTGTCACCGCTGGGACTGGAGAGGAACTCCAAAACCTTTTGAAAAATGCGACTTAGAACTGCCATTCTTTGAGGGTCACTTCCTGAAGGTCCTCTTTGATAGGATGGGTCGCATTTTAGATCAG CCGTATGACGTCAACCTGCAGGTGACTGCAGTTCTGTCCAAACTTTCTCTGTTACCACACCCTCACCTGCACGAGTACCTGCTGGACCCTTACATCAACCTGGCTCCTGGATGCAGGTCTTTGTTCTCCGTCATCGTCAGG GTTGTTGGTGACCTCATGTTGAGGATTCAGCGCATCCCAGACTTCACGCCTAAACTCCTGCTGGTGAGGAAGAGGTTGTTGGGTCTGGAGCCAGAAGGCATCAA CGTGGATCACATGACTCTGCTGGAGGGGGTGATCGTGCTGGAGGAGTTCTGCAAAGAGTTGGCGGCCATCGCCTTCGTCAAATACCACGCCACCGCCTCGTCCTCGCCCTAG